GGAAGCTATACTCAACACTGTGCCTAGGATGAGGAGataggagaggaggagaagcaccGAATCAAGTCCCATGGAGCAGATGACCACCATGAGGCCATAGATGCTGCTGACCCGACGGCTGGACACTGTTGTCTTTATGAGGTCCTGATGCAGGCAAAAGGGGTAGGAGAGGACATTGACGGCGCGATATTGAAGCCTCTTCAGGAGGAAGGAAGCTGGGAAGACAAGAGCCACAGCCCTGCCAGTAATTGCCAACCCAATGCCAATGATTACACTATTGGTTAGAATGGCAGCATAGCGCAGGGGCTCTCGGATTGCTACAAAGCGGTCAAAGGCCATGGCCAATAGCACAGCAGATTCAATTATTGAGAAAACATGAATGAAGTACATCTGGACCAAACAAGCATTGAAGGGGATCTCCCGAGCATGGAACCAGAAAACCCTGAACATAGTAGGCAAGGTAGTGGTAGATAGGCCCAGGTCAGTGAGTGCCAGCATTGACAGAAAGTAGTACATTGGTTGGTGGAGAGAAGACTCTGTTCTGATAATGTAGAGGATGGTAATGTTCCCTGCAATTGAGGTGGCATAAACCAAGAGGATGGGGAGAGAAATCAAGCCATATCTGCTTTCAAGGCCTGAGAAGCCAGTCAGAAGGAAGCATGGGTATAGGGCAGAATTATTGAAGACAGACATTGTGTTAATGGTGCTGCTCTCAGTCTAGATAGGGAGACAAGAATATGGAAAAATAGGGCAAAAGTCAACATGATAACCAGGAACAACGCTTTGATGTATGCTGCTCTGCCTTTAGACTTTTAATCACCCATCTGTTTATTACATTTAATTACCATCAGATTTATTTTAGCAATTAATTTGCCCCTTATTAATTGGAAATTCACTAAGAACATTTTATTAAAGGAAATTAAGTAGTTGTAAGAATAGAGAAATGCATTAGAAATGACTCCAAATACTCACAAGCCAGTGAGCTATAGGAAAGTTCTTAGATTGATACTTTAAAAGTGATATAAAAATACAAGAAGGCATAAAacagagaagaggaaactgaTTTGATACAGGGAGATTAGGAAGATTCACTGCAAGTGAATCTTGAATCAGATCTCAAATGAAAACTGTGGGTTAAATGGGATCAAATGATTTTGATGTGTATCCTGCACTGATTGACACCCATGTAAATACAGAAAGGTGTTAGAGAGTACAGAACAGCCCTCACTTGCACCCAGGAGATATGCTTCAAGGCGTTCAGTGGACACTTGAAACCACACACACTGTTTTTTCCTATACAGATCTACTTATGATAAGGTTTACTTTATAAACTAAGCACAGgaagagattaacaacaataactaataataaagtaaaacaagTCTAATAATGTTCAAGTACTATAATAAACGTTACGTAAGTcttatgaaatgtttatttttgaaattttccacCAACTATTTTTGAACTGAAGTTGGCCACAGGTAACTGAAACAGTGAAAGTGAAAGCATGGGTGGGTGGGAGACTGCTGTATTACAAGTATAAGCAAATATAATAAAGTGAAACTAGAGTTTGGAGCTAAGATTAGACCGAAATGGACCAGAATTTCTGAAGGAAATTGTGTGTAGAAATGAAGACCTTGGGCATAGAGCACACGATGCTGTAATTGTAATGAAAATAGATAACTTCATTAAGTTATATTATATCAGTGTCAAACTAGGATCAATGTTAAAATTGGTCTGAATATTGGCAGGAGAGAAAACAAGGAATGTCTTCAGGAATCTACTGAAATGATTACAAAGTAGTTGAAAGTGAAATCTGATAGTATGCATTATGGAGAATAGATAGGTTATAAAAGCCATCTAGGAAGAAAAATATAACGTAAACAATGTGTATCATCAGATGTTGagtgagaaaaattttaaaaatatatgttataaGGTCAATGATCCTGTATATTTTTGTTCTGTTGGGGCCTGGAGGTGAGTTTACAAGGCTATCCCAGGCCagtgcagcggctcaataggctaatcctctgtctgctgtgccggcacacggggttctagtcctgatcagggtgccagattctgtcccagttgctcctcttcctgtccggctctctgctgtggcctgggagtgcagtggaggatggcccaagtcctgcacccgcatgggagaccaggagaagcacctggctcctggcttccgatcagcacagtacactggccacagcgcgccagccgcagcagccattggagggtgaaccaacaacaaaggaagacctttctctctgtctctctctctcactgtccactctgcctgtcaaaaaaaaaaaaaaaaggctattccAACCCAGAGGTCTCCTGTGAAGCTTGTGAGGATGACGTCTGTTCATTTTAGGGGAATGGCGATCCGTACCTCTGACCTACCCCACAGCAGTTTTCACGTGAGTCAACAGTCCTAGCTCTTGACATTCTTTGCACTACCTGGATTCTGCAATTATCTAATTACTAACCTCTTACCCCTTCTTCTCACCTCAAATGCTCCCTTCAGGTATGCCTGAGCCCTCAGATGCAGACAGCCAATCACTGTGGTGCAAGTTGTCTGGATCTCCAGGATGTCAAGCTTAGGGATTTCTTGTAGGTAAAAAAAGCCACTGAAGATGGGCATAAGAGAATAAAATATGCAGTGTATCCTAAGGCAGACAGTTCCTCAAGGACACATAGATGTCCTTAGCAAGGCATCAGTCCCTTCTTCAGTGACTACAGAGGCAAGGCAGGGTTTCTATTACTTTCAGCATCCTTGACTATATCCAGCTGGGTGCTTTGGCAGCGCTGCATTTCTGTGCTTTAACTGCTCTAACATGTTGGCCTCTCTTGACTACTCTATTCCCCTGGGACCACATTTTCTCTTAAGACAACCACTAGGGAGGACAAATGATATCAAAGCTTCTGAAGTTATTTCTCTTGCTCGAGCACAGGAGATAGCAGTTGAGAAGTGTTCTGGGATCATCTAATGGGGACAAAGCAATGAGCTTAGTCACTCAGAATTATGTATAGGCACAGCAGTTACCAACTGATGCTGAGAAAATTAGTGCCTTTTTTAGACCACAATTCTGCAACTATATTATATGAATTGTGAAATATGCATTATCAAATTACTGTAAAGGGTTTAAAATAATGTGCATAAAATATAAACTCAGCACTCAAAATCAGTGCTTCTAGTGGCAAACGTAAGTAGCGAAAGTccatggggtcggtgctgtggctcagcttgttaatgccccagcctgcagtgctggcagcccatataggtgccgattcgagtcccagctgccccatttctaatccagctccctgctaatgtgcctgggaaaacagtggaggatggcccaagtacttgcacctcCTGTGTCCTAtttagtaaagaaataaaaatctataaagtACAATTATAAAAGGTACCTGATCTTCCTCCTAAATTATTCAGGTTTTTCTTCTCTATTGCTGTTTATCTTTTGCCACagtaaaattcatttcaaatttgtcattgctgctgtttctttttttctttgtttcttaactCACTGTGTAACTAATTGATATATCACTGGTAACAATATAGCTATCTCTCGGATCCATCATGCTGTTTTCATTCTTTGCAGTGCTAGAGTAATTCAAGTGATTTCCAATAAAACCTTAATTCAAGAGAAAATgacttcattttggtttttagGGATGTCATATCTGCCTCAAAGAATACATTCTTTTTGTTGATCCATCAAATGTATGCTTTTCTAATATTTGGCTTTATGATATTTTCTTAATCAAAAATGTTTAACATGTTTACattgtttttagaaaattttcctAAATTTATAGTAATTCAGTATTTTCATAGaattactggcaaaaaaaaatggccaaaaaCACCACAATTAATCAATTCTTACTCAATTGTTTAGATGAAACTTCACAATTTAATGTTTCATGTAAGCATCAATAATGccattaatattttaacatttaagagAAATTAAGCAATGAGGAAGCCTGCATAATATAGTTAACCTACTGCAGGCTTAACATACATGgtttaacatatgcaaatcaataaatatgatacattacaaaaatggaaataaggacaaaatcatatgattatctcaatagatgcagagaaaacatttgataaaacacatctCTGCGTGATTAAAAAAACACTTAGACAAATTATAAAAGGAACATATCccaacacagaaacaaagaatataTGTGATAAGCCCAATGTGATAACATCACATTGATTGGGGAAAttctggaagcattcccactaagaccAAGAACCAAACATGGATTCTAATATTGCCATTTTTATTCAGTATAGTTTTGGACAAATAAgctagagccattaagcaagaggAAGAACAAAAAGGTACACAAATCAGAAAAAACGAAGTCAAATTATCAAGGCTAAACAGGGTCTATAACAAAGAATatagtcattattagaggacctaagaaaggtgctgtccataCCATAAGTAAGTTTTCCAATTGAGAGGTAAatggaaactgacagaaggggcttgatagtaATCAGGTGGGTTTAAGGCCTTGCCAGCTGTGAGgtccaggcctatctatctcttcacatggggtacatcataagggaggtgagaacctccttggggaaggcaccctgttgacttccattacctggATGGCCTGAGAGAAGAACTGACCAGGTAAAAGCAGGTGGCATctataacaggaaatttacagttctgcctacaatgttgttGACCCTATTTGGCCTttccctcagcagcagtggttactttggaagctgggcagagcaaAGGGCTTTTCAGCGTAGAACCAACAAGGTCTTAGGATCTGACCTGGGTGTCATTCAATGCAAGGGCAGTTCTGTTTCccgtgacccaactcttggctggcatagctgccagggctcttcataaacTTACTTCCTGTTGAAGCCCCTGATTTCCCACCTCAAAAATGGacgcagtggactggcctgttaggtctccttgatggcaggtcactgtgtaaagcagccattaattggcctacCACTTGTCTTTACACTGCTTCTGCTGcccagctttctcttcctcctggtttttgttaaatcaGACCAGAAGAAACCTTTAAGAGGAAGCAAGTCAAGGGGCGCTCTGTCCCTAATCTTTGGTAGCCTAAACTAgaggtctatagtcacaggcatgttctgatagagGTTTTTCTATgaggtagacaatgtccatgaggaaagctctgtcctcattttaaaattttctctaccttcatttggtctgaaagggaagttttgCTTATTTACTGTacccatggcaaagtaaatctggATGTGAAATGacaatttaagctctcatttcgTCTACaattttattacagaaaaaatattagccatcccttttataaggtctaacgatcaaactgtacatcctggagagtccttcagtatagagtcagtttcccatcttgaagacaatagagaaatgaaggaacaAGTCAGGATTTCCAGATTGCTGTCAatttaatatcaaatgaaaaattaccaagcaattttaactgttaaataacaacttaggaaaacatttttaaaaggtccaatgccttctataaatttgaaGGTAAGAATACACGTATTTGGAAACATTGCTTaaatatagaccagatttgatcactAATACAGTTATTactcaaatgttttagaataagtATACATAAAAAACATaattcttaataaaaactcagaaaaaaaggaaaaaaaaagaaaaactcagctgCTTTAAACAATCAGAAtgtaacagagacattaagagaacgtAGTGGGGGAATAAAATTCTCCCCAGTAAAACTCCTTTGAGGTATGTACTACATAGGAAGGACCAGATGGAAGTGACCCAAAAGAGGGAATTTAACAAGGAAGATAGGTGATACCAGAGACATGCTGAAACTTATCTACACAAGTTCAGGCCATGTGGGGACTATATCTAATGGGAATCTAGATAGAAAAATTGCCTGTCTGCAAACAAGATAATTAGACTTTAACCTAGAGCTAATGAATGAGATACATAGGAAATACCTGCTAATGGGATTAGGAAATTGAGTTTATAGGAATTTAGGAAACCTGGTGAGGTCAGCTtgacataagcagggagctgaatcagaaatggagcagccgggactcgaactggtgcccatatggattgctggcatcgAAGATGGTGGCTCACCCCTTCAAACCATAGCTCCAGCCCTCAGGGGAGATTTAATGAAATATGTACAAGACTATCACACTGAAAATTTCAAAGATTACTGAATGAAATTGAAGACAAGCCAATCAAGAGATGCACTGTTTATAGAAGATGCCATATTGTAAGAATGGTTAATCATTGCAAATAGTCTCTAAAGCAAACTC
This window of the Lepus europaeus isolate LE1 chromosome 7, mLepTim1.pri, whole genome shotgun sequence genome carries:
- the LOC133764528 gene encoding olfactory receptor 51G2-like, with protein sequence MSVFNNSALYPCFLLTGFSGLESRYGLISLPILLVYATSIAGNITILYIIRTESSLHQPMYYFLSMLALTDLGLSTTTLPTMFRVFWFHAREIPFNACLVQMYFIHVFSIIESAVLLAMAFDRFVAIREPLRYAAILTNSVIIGIGLAITGRAVALVFPASFLLKRLQYRAVNVLSYPFCLHQDLIKTTVSSRRVSSIYGLMVVICSMGLDSVLLLLSYLLILGTVLSIASKAERVKALNTCISHICAVLTFYTPMIGLSMIRRYGQNASPIIHVLMANIYLLVPPLMNPIVYSVKTKQIRDRLIKKFNKHQV